Proteins from a genomic interval of Zingiber officinale cultivar Zhangliang chromosome 1B, Zo_v1.1, whole genome shotgun sequence:
- the LOC121972753 gene encoding protein ROOT PRIMORDIUM DEFECTIVE 1-like, whose amino-acid sequence MLAFLHLRRRSDLLRHPFFAVAGRRFSQSTSIPKKLQRVRDHGFDNVMEVEKKVRRALSLQSMLLSQPSASLPFARLDALARRYLNFVPDEVGNFLIKHHYVFHVFDHPVQRLLWVRLTPRAEARLLQESDALLSMLPDAVRRLRKLLLLATPSLRIRLEHIRIARYDLGLPDDFEQSVVLAHPSFFRLVVSSDCPDDPRAKYVEFVDAPNDATDDDAADLRVCAIERKREREYRERGTDAEDSRFSFLINFPPGFKIGKYYRIAVWKWQRLPYWSPYEDVSGYDLRSLEAKRRMEKRMVATIHELLSLTVEKRLTMERIAHFRQAIGLPNKMKEFLLQHQGIFYISTRGNQGKLHTVFLREAYRKGELLKPNELYLARRELGEMLLPSSKNANLDRMMTTIGRGRDGLRNRVAAGDLRSEAEDSGCDSSVESQFLD is encoded by the coding sequence ATGCTTGCCTTCCTCCACTTGAGGAGGCGATCCGATCTCCTACGCCACCCTTTCTTCGCCGTAGCCGGTCGGCGCTTCTCGCAGTCTACGTCCATCCCCAAGAAGCTGCAGCGCGTCCGCGACCACGGCTTCGACAACGTGATGGAGGTCGAGAAGAAGGTGCGCCGCGCCCTCAGCCTCCAGTCCATGCTTCTCTCCCAGCCCTCGGCCTCCCTCCCCTTCGCCCGCCTCGACGCCCTCGCCCGCCGCTACCTCAACTTCGTCCCTGACGAGGTCGGCAACTTCCTCATCAAACACCACTACGTCTTCCACGTCTTCGACCACCCCGTGCAGCGCCTCCTCTGGGTCCGCCTCACGCCCCGAGCCGAGGCCCGGCTCCTCCAAGAGTCCGACGCGCTGCTATCCATGCTCCCCGACGCCGTCCGTCGCCTCCGCAAGCTCCTCCTCCTCGCCACTCCTTCCCTCCGCATCCGCCTCGAACACATCCGCATCGCCCGCTACGACCTCGGCCTCCCCGACGATTTCGAGCAGTCCGTCGTCCTCGCCCACCCTTCCTTCTTCCGCCTCGTCGTCTCGTCCGACTGCCCCGACGATCCTCGCGCCAAGTACGTCGAGTTCGTCGACGCCCCCAACGATGCCACCGACGACGACGCAGCCGATCTCCGAGTCTGCGCCATCGAACGCAAACGTGAGCGCGAGTACCGCGAGCGCGGCACCGACGCCGAAGATTCCCGCTTCTCCTTCCTCATCAATTTCCCTCCGGGCTTCAAGATCGGCAAGTACTACCGGATCGCAGTGTGGAAATGGCAGCGGCTACCTTACTGGTCGCCTTACGAGGACGTCTCCGGCTACGACCTCCGGTCACTGGAGGCAAAACGGCGGATGGAGAAGCGCATGGTGGCGACAATACACGAGCTGCTATCCTTGACGGTGGAGAAGAGACTGACGATGGAGCGGATCGCACATTTCCGGCAGGCGATAGGCCTTCCGAACAAGATGAAGGAATTCCTGCTGCAGCACCAGGGGATATTCTACATTTCGACGAGGGGTAACCAGGGCAAGCTCCACACTGTCTTCCTGAGGGAGGCATATCGAAAGGGGGAGCTCCTGAAACCAAACGAACTGTATCTAGCAAGGAGAGAGCTCGGTGAAATGCTGCTACCGAGTTCTAAAAATGCAAACTTGGACAGGATGATGACTACTATCGGCAGGGGAAGAGATGGTCTTCGTAATAGAGTTGCTGCTGGTGATCTGAGAAGTGAAGCGGAGGACAGTGGCTGTGATTCTAGTGTCGAATCTCAGTTTCTTGACTGA
- the LOC121972743 gene encoding NADP-dependent D-sorbitol-6-phosphate dehydrogenase-like has protein sequence MAEPITLSSGHRMPIVGLGVWRMETQSIRDLILSALTIGYRHLDCAADYQNEAEVGEALAEAFRTGLVKREEVFITTKLWNSDHGHVLEACKDSLKKLQLDYLDLYLVHFPVATRHTGVGTTASALGDDGVLDIDITISLETTWHAMEELVNLGLVRSIGISNYDIFLTRDCLAYSKIKPSVNQIETHPYFQRDSLVKFCQKHGICVTAHTPIGGAAANAEWFGTISCLDDPVIKTLAEKYNKTAAQLILRWGIQRNTVVIPKTSKVERLHENFKLFDFAISDEDMEEIKGIDRKYRTNQPAKFWGIDLYA, from the exons ATGGCGGAGCCGATCACCCTGAGCAGCGGCCACAGGATGCCCATCGTCGGCCTCGGCGTATGGCGGATGGAGACCCAGTCCATCCGAGATCTCATCCTCTCCGCCCTCACCATCGGCTATCGCCATCTCGACTGCGCCG CTGATTACCAGAATGAAGCTGAGGTTGGGGAAGCACTTGCAGAGGCTTTTCGTACTGGACTTGTCAAAAGAGAAGAAGTTTTCATCACCACCAAG CTATGGAATTCAGATCACGGGCATGTGCTCGAGGCTTGCAAGGACAGCTTGAAGAAACTCCAGCTAGACTATCTTGATCTTTACCTTGTTCACTTTCCAGTAGCTACGAGACATACTG GGGTTGGAACAACAGCTAGTGCTCTTGGTGATGATGGTGTTCTCGACATAGATATAACCATATCGCTTGAGACCACTTGGCATGCAATGGAGGAACTTGTTAACCTGGGATTGGTTAGGAGCATTGGAATTAG CAACTACGATATATTTCTCACAAGAGACTGCTTGGCATACTCCAAAATCAAGCCTTCAGTGAACCAAATTGAGACTCACCCATATTTTCAACGGGACTCTCTTGTTAAATTTTGCCAAAAGCATGGAATCTGTGTAACTGCTCATACACCTATTGGTGGTGCTGCTGCTAATGCAGAATGGTTTGGCACCATTTCCTGCCTTGATGATCCAGTCATAAAG ACCTTGGCTGAGAAATACAACAAGACAGCCGCTCAGCTCATTCTCAGGTGGGGCATCCAGAGAAACACTGTCGTTATACCGAAAACTTCGAAGGTCGAAAGGCTGCATGAGAATTTCAAATTGTTTGATTTTGCCATATCAGACGAGGACATGGAGGAGATCAAAGGTATTGATCGGAAGTACAGAACAAATCAACCGGCCAAATTCTGGGGGATCGATCTCTATGCATAA
- the LOC121972789 gene encoding 30S ribosomal protein S31, mitochondrial-like, translating to MAMLCLAKTAMRRVGAQQLAVRSLGSLTCASSLDASVAGLVVPCGRGDKKTERGKRFKGSYGNARGKKKTMIQRIKDRVEVPRSTPWPLPFKLI from the coding sequence ATGGCGATGCTGTGTTTGGCGAAGACCGCGATGCGCCGGGTGGGGGCGCAGCAGCTGGCGGTGCGTTCCTTGGGGTCCTTGACGTGCGCTTCCTCGTTGGACGCGTCGGTGGCCGGGTTGGTGGTGCCGTGCGGTCGCGGGGACAAGAAGACGGAGCGAGGGAAGCGGTTCAAGGGTTCGTACGGCAACGCGCGGGGGAAGAAGAAGACGATGATCCAGCGGATCAAGGACAGGGTCGAGGTCCCCAGGTCCACCCCTTGGCCGCTTCCCTTCAAGCTCATCTGA
- the LOC121972780 gene encoding protein-lysine methyltransferase METTL21D-like — MGGSREVQISGYKLIIHEGDGTVDPSTGRALTGSWLWDSAVYLAEWMAACGGAQLAGATVLEVGAGTGLPGLLAASMGAARVVLTDVGQLLEGLRASVAANGQGARVEVRELRWGEAAEAADVVLMSDVFFDAEEMEGLGRTMRAAWGAGTTGWAATEVRPGVGECLEALKREGFEATVVEESVRSLMRTAASQTPEEGESSVFALYRISRRLP, encoded by the coding sequence ATGGGTGGCTCCCGCGAAGTCCAGATCTCCGGCTACAAGCTCATCATCCACGAGGGGGATGGCACCGTCGACCCCTCCACGGGCCGCGCCCTCACCGGCTCATGGCTCTGGGACTCCGCCGTCTACCTCGCCGAGTGGATGGCCGCCTGCGGCGGAGCCCAGCTCGCCGGCGCCACCGTCCTGGAGGTCGGCGCCGGGACGGGCCTCCCGGGTTTGCTGGCCGCCTCCATGGGCGCGGCGCGCGTGGTGCTCACCGACGTCGGGCAGCTTCTCGAAGGCCTCCGGGCCAGCGTCGCCGCCAACGGTCAAGGAGCGCGGGTAGAGGTGCGGGAGCTGCGGTGGGGAGAAGCGGCGGAGGCTGCTGACGTGGTGCTGATGTCGGACGTGTTCTTCGACGCGGAGGAGATGGAGGGGCTGGGGAGGACGATGAGGGCGGCTTGGGGGGCGGGGACGACGGGGTGGGCGGCGACCGAGGTGAGGCCGGGTGTGGGCGAGTGTCTGGAGGCGCTGAAGCGGGAGGGGTTCGAGGCGACGGTGGTGGAGGAGAGCGTTCGGTCGTTGATGCGGACGGCGGCCTCGCAAACGCCAGAGGAAGGAGAGAGTTCGGTGTTCGCTCTCTACCGCATCAGCCGTCGCTTGCCGTAA
- the LOC121972764 gene encoding ATPase GET3A-like → MALEVLEGSVRNIMEQETLKWVFVGGKGGVGKTTSSSILSILLAQVRQSVLIISTDPAHNLSDAFQQRFTKVPTLVNGFSNLYAMEVDPKVEDDDLSDDGLEGFLSELTNAIPGVDEAMSFAEMLKLVQTMDYSVIVFDTAPTGHTLRLLQFPSTLEKGLEKVMSLKNKFGGMFSQATRLFGLGDEFSEDALLGRLEGMKDVIEQVNNQFKDPDLTTFVCVCIPEFLSLYETERLVQELAKFEIDTHNIIINQVLFDEEAVESKLLKARMKMQQKYIDQFYMLYDDFNITKLPLLPEEVCGIQALRKMSQHYVVPYKPSLARGTIKEVQERISTLRLQLQETELELERLQGK, encoded by the exons ATGGCGTTGGAAGTGCTGGAGGGGTCGGTGCGCAACATCATGGAGCAGGAGACGCTCAAGTGGGTCTTCGTCGGTGGGAAGGGCGGCGTCGGAAAAACCACCTCCAGCTCCATCCTCTCCATCCTCCTCGCCCAGGTCCGCCAGTCCGTCCTCATCATCTCCACCGACCCCGCGCATAACCTCAGCGACGCCTTCCAGCAGCGCTTCACCAAGGTCCCCACCCTCGTCAACGGATTCTCCAACCTCTACGCCATG GAAGTGGATCCCAAGGTGGAGGACGACGATTTATCTGACGATGGCCTGGAAGGATTCCTTTCGGAGTTGACTAATGCGATCCCTGGAGTCGACGAGGCTATGAGTTTTGCTGAAATGCTCAA ATTAGTTCAGACAATGGATTACTCGGTTATAGTATTTGATACTGCTCCAACCGGCCATACTTTACGATTGTTGCAATTCCCATCAACTTTAGAGAAGGGACTTGAAAAAGTTATGTCTCTGAAGAATAAGTTTGGTGGCATGTTTAGCCAG GCTACTCGTCTTTTTGGCCTTGGTGATGAGTTCAGTGAGGATGCTTTGCTAGGGAGGCTGGAAGGTATGAAGGATGTGATTGAGCAAGTAAACAACCAATTTAAGGATCCA GATTTGACGACATTTGTCTGCGTGTGCATTCCTGAGTTTCTTTCTCTATATGAAACCGAGAGGTTGGTGCAAGAACTAGCAAAGTTTGAGATAGACACccataatatcatcatcaacCAAGTACTTTTTGACGAAGAAG CTGTTGAATCGAAATTGCTAAAAGCACGAATGAAGATGCAACAGAAGTATATTGACCAATTCTACATGCTCTACGACGATTTCAATATCACCAAATTGCCACTGCTCCCGGAAGAG GTTTGCGGAATTCAAGCGCTTAGGAAGATGTCTCAACACTATGTCGTACCCTATAAGCCTTCTCTTGCCCGGGGCACCATCAAAGAAGTTCAGGAGAGAATATCTACCTTGAGATTACAGCTCCAAGAAACGGAGTTAGAGCTAGAGAGGCTGCAAGGGAAATAG